Part of the Pseudomonas sp. P8_241 genome is shown below.
GAAATCGCCAGCACGCTGTATAGAAGTCTCATCTGAACTCTCTCCACTTGTTGTTGTAATCCGAGGGTCAATCAGAAGGTGGTTTTGAACGAGGCCGTGACCATCCCGCGGTCCTTCAGCAGCGGTGACAGGCCTGCTTGGGAGGTGATCTGACCGGGGATGCATTCGTACCGACCATTGGCACCGGGTGTGTTGTTATCGAGCCCGGTTTCACAGGTATCGAATGGACCAAAGGCATCGACGTATTTGAGGTCGAATTTGTATTTTTGATAAACGTCCGCGGCGACGCCGACGGAGTAGCTGCCAGCATCCTCATTGCCGCCTAACTGAACGGCCGAGTTGCCCTTGAGGCCAACGTTGTAGGAGAGGGGCATGGACAGATCGACACCCGGGAATACCTGGAACCAGGTTGGTGTGAAGTTGGCGGCGAGGGTGTAGGCATTGGTATCAACCTTATCCACGCCTCGATAGCTGGAGTCGCCCTTGAAGGTCTGCTTGCCCTTATCGACACTGACCAGATGGGTCAGCGTGCCTTCTACCGCCAGGGATGAGGCGTCCCACACCGGGGTGTCGCCAAAGCTCACCAGGCCATTGAGTACCACGTGAAAAGTCTTGCCGCGGGCCAGCCCGGTTTCACCTTTGCCCGGTACGGCACCGATCAGGTTGGCACCGTTGACCAGGCCCTCGCCGGCCAGGGTATTCAAGGTCGGATTGATGGTGCTGAAGTTGCTCACCAGCGGCATGTTTTCGCGGTAATTCAAATCGAGACCGACACTGACCGGGCCGACACCCTTGGACAGGCTGATACCGTAGATGTCGATGTCATCGGCGTAGGCCGTCAGGTACTCAATGCCTTCCAGACCCGCCAGACCAGGCTTGTGCAAGTTAGGCGCATTGATCAACACCGACGGCATCGTGTCCGAGGTGTTGCGGTAGTAGAAACCCAAGGTGCCATTCAGCCATTCCGGGCTCCACTTGGCCATCAGCCCGAAGTCGCCAGAGTTATGCGGTTTGACGTCGTGCCCACGCGGCGCGCCGTAAAAGGCACCTGCCCCGCCAAGCAGCGACGGCAAGGGCAGCCAGAACACATCAGCCCCTTCGCCAAGCATGTCGTAGCCGCCCATGTAGGTCCCGCCCTCGGGCAGCCGGGAGTTCTGGAACTCCAGGAAGTACTGTGCGCCCAGGGTGAGTTGCGGATTGACCGTGAACGACATGGACAGTTGGTTACGCGGCAGGAACAGCTCCTTGGTTTCGGTG
Proteins encoded:
- a CDS encoding DUF1302 domain-containing protein, which translates into the protein MNTSTGHSALLPSLLSTAISLAVMPAAQAFEFNNGSEDWTVRFDNTLKASYGQRVEGENSKIANTSNLNDGDNNFGVGSAVTQRVDLLTELDVVYQRKMGFRVSGASWYDHAYDNVGSNSNPFPGQAGNAGNLVAARQAGSIQPGTSLNGHAASRHGLSNYTDRYYNGPSGEILDAFVFYSTEVGEESMFSAKLGKHNVYWGETLFNAANGINYGQSALDIAKLYNVPGTETKELFLPRNQLSMSFTVNPQLTLGAQYFLEFQNSRLPEGGTYMGGYDMLGEGADVFWLPLPSLLGGAGAFYGAPRGHDVKPHNSGDFGLMAKWSPEWLNGTLGFYYRNTSDTMPSVLINAPNLHKPGLAGLEGIEYLTAYADDIDIYGISLSKGVGPVSVGLDLNYRENMPLVSNFSTINPTLNTLAGEGLVNGANLIGAVPGKGETGLARGKTFHVVLNGLVSFGDTPVWDASSLAVEGTLTHLVSVDKGKQTFKGDSSYRGVDKVDTNAYTLAANFTPTWFQVFPGVDLSMPLSYNVGLKGNSAVQLGGNEDAGSYSVGVAADVYQKYKFDLKYVDAFGPFDTCETGLDNNTPGANGRYECIPGQITSQAGLSPLLKDRGMVTASFKTTF